Proteins co-encoded in one Oceanispirochaeta sp. M1 genomic window:
- a CDS encoding ParA family protein produces the protein MKSIAFAVQKGGTGKTTTAVNVAHGLALKGKKTALIDCDPQGNATNNYFTELPMNELADVLSGKVSPVEAFTEIRENLFMIPTFAIDGGLRLWGETQATKEPYIFDDLKGELATLGFDYVIYDLSPAFGSLERAVMIGADEVITPILPEPFSVDGVEIFASELTKLRKQMRSKIGFNRVVVNNVNMSLGIHKENLEAIKAAVGDRMTVMVVPQDTSLKNAQGVNKSIYEYMRKGDKEAGQSRSVEAYNSIVEVLLCQ, from the coding sequence TTGAAATCAATTGCATTTGCTGTCCAGAAAGGCGGTACAGGAAAAACAACAACCGCAGTTAATGTTGCTCATGGTTTAGCATTGAAGGGAAAGAAAACAGCGTTAATAGATTGTGATCCCCAGGGGAATGCGACAAATAATTATTTTACTGAATTGCCTATGAATGAATTGGCTGATGTTCTATCAGGTAAAGTATCTCCTGTCGAAGCATTTACAGAGATTAGAGAGAATCTATTCATGATTCCGACATTCGCCATTGATGGCGGTTTAAGGCTATGGGGAGAAACCCAGGCAACAAAAGAACCTTATATCTTTGATGATCTAAAAGGGGAGCTGGCAACCCTTGGATTTGATTATGTGATATACGACCTATCCCCTGCATTTGGGAGCCTGGAAAGAGCTGTAATGATTGGAGCCGATGAAGTTATTACCCCGATCCTGCCGGAGCCTTTCTCTGTTGATGGTGTTGAAATATTCGCCTCAGAGCTTACAAAGCTTAGAAAGCAGATGAGATCAAAGATAGGATTTAACAGGGTTGTTGTTAATAATGTAAATATGTCTCTTGGAATCCATAAAGAGAACCTGGAAGCCATAAAGGCCGCTGTCGGCGATAGAATGACTGTAATGGTAGTTCCACAGGATACAAGCCTAAAGAACGCCCAGGGTGTCAATAAATCGATATATGAGTACATGAGGAAGGGAGACAAGGAAGCAGGGCAGTCCCGCTCTGTAGAAGCCTATAACAGCATTGTGGAGGTGCTTTTATGCCAATAG